From the Calditrichota bacterium genome, one window contains:
- a CDS encoding esterase family protein — protein MKRFLPFFILIFLFYSLYGSEKNLRTITHESRYLKKSVSFIIYLPNDYQTTQKHYPVLYLLHGAYGCYRDWVEKTDVENLADHYDFILVFPDGNPFGWYVDSPLDSASQYESYIVKELIPYVDHHFRTRADRWHRGICGLSMGGHGAISLAEKHPDLFGSASSLSGILDITQHPHQWHIADRLGPYSEFPKRWKANSCYYLAPKLVGAHVALLFDVGRSDFSYPENVRFHLRLDSLGVKHIFEVYEGSHNWTYWGRHIGEHLAFHNKIFLEKKSGEVKISGRIEKEGALIALLVLFYLLYQMGRKKSRSVRERRREVLDRIKKNRERR, from the coding sequence ATGAAAAGATTTCTTCCATTTTTTATTCTGATTTTTTTGTTTTATTCCCTTTATGGCAGTGAAAAAAATCTCCGGACCATTACGCACGAAAGCCGTTATCTAAAAAAATCGGTGTCGTTCATCATCTATTTACCGAATGATTATCAGACCACACAAAAGCATTACCCGGTGCTTTATTTGCTTCATGGGGCGTACGGGTGCTATCGGGACTGGGTTGAAAAAACAGATGTTGAAAATCTGGCTGACCACTATGATTTTATCCTTGTTTTTCCCGATGGAAATCCGTTTGGCTGGTATGTGGACAGTCCTCTTGATTCGGCCTCCCAATACGAAAGCTACATCGTAAAGGAACTGATTCCCTACGTGGATCACCATTTTCGAACCCGCGCGGATCGCTGGCATCGGGGAATTTGCGGACTCAGCATGGGGGGCCACGGGGCCATTTCGCTGGCGGAAAAGCATCCCGACCTTTTTGGTTCGGCTTCGTCGCTCAGCGGCATACTGGATATTACGCAGCATCCGCATCAGTGGCATATTGCCGACCGGCTGGGACCCTACTCCGAATTTCCGAAACGCTGGAAAGCCAATAGCTGTTATTATCTGGCTCCAAAATTGGTCGGAGCACACGTTGCCCTTTTGTTTGATGTCGGACGATCCGATTTTTCGTATCCTGAAAATGTCCGGTTTCATTTGAGATTGGATTCCCTCGGTGTGAAGCATATTTTTGAGGTTTATGAAGGATCCCACAATTGGACGTATTGGGGACGTCACATTGGCGAACATCTGGCATTTCATAACAAAATCTTCCTCGAAAAAAAATCGGGTGAAGTTAAAATTTCAGGAAGGATTGAGAAAGAGGGAGCACTTATTGCTCTGTTGGTGCTCTTTTATTTGCTGTATCAGATGGGGCGAAAGAAGTCCCGATCGGTTCGCGAACGTCGCCGGGAGGTGCTGGATCGAATCAAAAAAAATCGTGAACGCCGGTAA
- a CDS encoding GAF domain-containing protein, with the protein MKSLEKQFIRKIQNVTFALAKVETLDEFARSLADLFVSEFGFHSCWIGLCDYARMEILPIAMSGPAQNCLSLERIRFDDSPLGRGIIGTVVREKRPQIFQNIRENKDCGFVQQEAQTIGIGSLAVFPLMTREKTIGVVLLRSRENDIFRHFERDLLEIFLGEMAVLIGNLRRMSFLEGRMREQTALNLVTQTLNSSLEKDIPVVLDEILQILTKTIPISFGTIHLIQFANDTLVLISQNNIPEAIRNRIKILPKNNGLFWDIVQKRRTAFLNHRKNPNLLMKNWLQELEAGEYAIIPIQFQNTAYGILTVGFDAISNFPESRKNFFEMLGFQIGMGLSNSENFRKASETAQQLRIAREIDTAILTSRNLEEIGVQITESLQKLIPAKQISLVTYNEKRNQFRFVASSQTHSKKETQKNRILFSPEAFEAVFKKKRIFYNTRMNPAIPEENYLYTRGTRSEVIAPLIVQENVIGSVRFASDRVSGFSQSDIQYISEMAKKVSVALSNIQLFEETQQKAKALAERSRNLENLLVLSRQLTSTFEINDIYKHVVKLAKSIFKADAATILQRNESGQFMVRATSGFPRSLVNHFKLNSQHNLSELTFRKKRIIQVYDLQKENRFRVPEIVLQKGYLSAMSAPIAIKGDTLGIMVIHSKKKRRFTREESRMFQNICNELALAVENAKTIFSLQQKMENLKDILEISSKFLVSTDLKKILGELLDIIYDRLRVNGCAISLVSDDEKSLQLMAQKIEKPLFSFGEIDSFYPLKDFVFAQKAVQERRLVYIENISDYPDLAESIRELHKKIGLVSTLDVPMIHSRRVLGILHVNQYKTARKFQSDEIEFIQTLANQAAIAILNAELLYKERKAYQELQKTQEQLIQAEKLSTIGKLSAAIAHEIRNPLGAILNSIGVLRRDVPFEGVHEELIQIVLEETDRIKQIIDEFLIFARPRKPSLQYVNLKKEIRNETAIIKKNGELFKKIHFRISCSDNIFVRVDPHQIREVFENVFMNAAQAMNDGGNISLSVLPSRSLQKVTIIISDTGSGIPQKIIDHVFEPFFSTKNNGTGLGLPIVKRIVEDHSGTIDIKSVSGKGTQVIITLPWEDDQKN; encoded by the coding sequence ATGAAATCCCTTGAAAAACAATTCATTCGAAAAATTCAAAATGTGACGTTTGCACTGGCAAAAGTGGAAACTCTGGACGAATTTGCGCGGTCTCTTGCGGATTTGTTTGTGTCCGAGTTTGGTTTCCATTCGTGCTGGATCGGATTGTGCGATTATGCCCGCATGGAGATTCTGCCCATCGCCATGTCCGGACCGGCTCAGAATTGTCTTTCGCTGGAGAGGATTCGATTTGACGATTCACCTCTGGGGCGGGGGATCATTGGCACCGTTGTGCGGGAAAAGAGACCCCAAATCTTTCAGAATATCCGGGAAAATAAGGATTGCGGCTTTGTGCAGCAGGAAGCCCAGACAATCGGAATCGGGTCGCTGGCGGTTTTCCCTCTCATGACACGGGAAAAAACAATCGGTGTGGTCCTTTTACGATCTCGGGAAAATGATATTTTTAGACATTTTGAAAGGGACCTTCTGGAGATTTTTCTGGGGGAAATGGCCGTCCTTATCGGTAATTTACGCCGAATGAGTTTTTTGGAGGGCCGGATGCGGGAGCAAACCGCATTAAATCTCGTAACGCAGACATTGAACTCCTCTCTGGAAAAAGATATTCCGGTTGTTCTGGATGAAATTCTTCAGATTCTGACCAAAACAATTCCGATAAGTTTTGGAACGATCCATCTTATTCAGTTTGCCAATGATACTCTTGTTCTGATAAGTCAGAATAACATTCCGGAGGCAATCCGCAACCGAATTAAAATCCTTCCAAAAAATAATGGCCTGTTTTGGGACATTGTGCAAAAGAGGCGTACGGCCTTCTTGAATCACCGGAAGAATCCCAATCTATTAATGAAAAATTGGCTGCAGGAATTGGAGGCAGGGGAGTACGCCATTATTCCGATTCAATTTCAAAATACGGCCTACGGGATATTGACGGTAGGTTTTGATGCGATCAGCAATTTCCCCGAATCCAGGAAGAATTTTTTTGAAATGCTTGGCTTTCAGATTGGAATGGGACTATCAAATAGTGAAAATTTCAGAAAGGCTTCGGAAACGGCTCAACAATTGAGAATTGCCCGTGAAATAGATACGGCTATTTTGACATCCAGGAATCTCGAAGAAATTGGTGTTCAAATTACGGAAAGCCTGCAAAAATTGATTCCGGCCAAACAAATTTCTCTGGTCACGTACAACGAAAAAAGAAATCAGTTCCGTTTCGTCGCCTCGTCACAGACCCATTCGAAAAAAGAGACTCAAAAGAATCGCATCCTGTTTAGTCCCGAAGCGTTTGAGGCTGTTTTCAAGAAAAAAAGAATATTTTACAACACGCGGATGAATCCAGCCATTCCTGAGGAGAACTATCTCTACACCCGGGGAACGCGTTCGGAGGTCATTGCCCCTTTGATTGTTCAAGAAAACGTAATCGGCAGTGTCCGTTTTGCATCGGATCGGGTCAGCGGGTTTTCGCAATCGGATATCCAATACATAAGTGAAATGGCTAAAAAGGTTTCTGTTGCCCTGTCAAACATTCAATTGTTCGAAGAGACCCAGCAAAAAGCAAAAGCGCTTGCGGAGAGAAGCCGGAATTTGGAAAATCTTCTGGTGCTTTCCCGCCAGTTAACCTCTACGTTTGAGATAAATGATATTTACAAGCATGTTGTAAAGCTTGCAAAATCAATATTTAAGGCGGATGCGGCTACGATTTTACAGCGAAATGAGTCGGGACAATTTATGGTTCGGGCAACGAGCGGTTTCCCCCGAAGTTTGGTTAATCACTTTAAACTAAATAGCCAGCATAATCTGTCTGAATTAACATTTCGCAAAAAAAGAATAATCCAGGTCTACGATCTTCAAAAGGAAAATCGTTTTAGAGTTCCGGAAATTGTTTTGCAGAAGGGTTATCTTTCGGCCATGTCAGCACCCATTGCGATTAAGGGAGATACCCTTGGAATTATGGTCATTCATTCGAAAAAGAAACGGCGATTTACCCGTGAAGAAAGCAGGATGTTTCAAAATATTTGCAACGAACTGGCCCTGGCTGTTGAAAATGCGAAAACCATTTTTTCCCTTCAGCAAAAGATGGAGAATTTAAAAGACATCCTGGAGATTAGCTCAAAATTTCTGGTTTCCACGGATTTGAAAAAGATTCTGGGGGAATTGCTTGATATTATTTATGATCGCCTTCGGGTAAATGGGTGTGCCATCAGTCTTGTTTCCGATGATGAAAAATCTTTACAGCTGATGGCCCAAAAAATTGAAAAACCCCTGTTTTCCTTTGGCGAGATTGATTCATTTTATCCCCTAAAGGATTTTGTTTTTGCTCAAAAGGCCGTTCAAGAGCGCCGGCTGGTGTATATCGAAAACATTTCAGATTATCCTGATTTAGCTGAATCAATCAGGGAGTTGCATAAAAAAATCGGGCTGGTTTCAACGCTTGATGTACCGATGATTCACTCCAGACGCGTCTTGGGTATTCTTCATGTAAATCAGTACAAAACTGCGCGAAAATTCCAATCGGATGAGATTGAATTTATACAAACTCTGGCCAATCAGGCGGCCATTGCCATTTTAAATGCAGAGCTCCTGTACAAGGAGCGGAAGGCTTACCAAGAGCTTCAGAAAACCCAGGAACAACTTATTCAAGCCGAGAAGCTTTCAACCATCGGAAAATTATCGGCCGCCATTGCGCATGAAATTCGAAATCCCCTGGGGGCCATTTTAAATTCAATTGGTGTTCTGCGCCGGGACGTCCCGTTTGAAGGGGTTCATGAGGAGCTTATTCAAATTGTACTGGAAGAAACCGATCGCATTAAACAGATAATCGATGAATTTCTGATTTTTGCACGTCCCAGAAAGCCCTCCCTGCAATATGTCAATCTGAAAAAGGAAATCAGAAACGAAACGGCGATTATTAAGAAAAATGGTGAACTTTTTAAAAAGATTCATTTCAGAATTTCCTGCTCAGACAACATTTTCGTTCGTGTGGATCCCCACCAGATTCGGGAGGTTTTTGAAAACGTGTTTATGAATGCCGCACAAGCAATGAATGATGGAGGGAACATCTCCCTTTCCGTTCTGCCCAGCCGGTCGTTGCAGAAGGTGACGATTATTATTTCGGATACGGGAAGCGGGATTCCTCAAAAAATAATTGACCATGTGTTTGAACCATTTTTTTCTACAAAAAACAATGGCACAGGTTTGGGATTACCCATTGTAAAGCGGATTGTGGAGGATCATTCGGGAACAATTGATATAAAAAGCGTTTCCGGAAAAGGCACCCAAGTTATTATTACGTTACCCTGGGAAGATGATCAAAAGAATTAG
- a CDS encoding YjbQ family protein, translating into MKFHTEYLWFQTKKHREYINITPQVEEALQKSGIREGMILVSAMHITAGVYVNDAESGLIQDIDQWLEGLAPYRADYRHHRTGETNGDAHLKSLLVHHQVIIPVTDGRLDFGPWQQVYYAEFDGQRRKRVIIKVMGE; encoded by the coding sequence ATGAAGTTTCACACGGAATATCTCTGGTTTCAAACAAAAAAGCATCGGGAATACATAAATATTACACCCCAGGTGGAAGAAGCCTTGCAAAAAAGCGGAATTCGGGAGGGCATGATTCTCGTTTCGGCCATGCACATTACGGCCGGTGTTTATGTCAACGATGCAGAATCCGGACTTATTCAGGACATTGATCAATGGTTAGAAGGCCTTGCCCCCTATCGTGCGGATTACCGGCACCACCGAACGGGCGAAACCAATGGAGATGCGCACCTTAAGAGTCTTTTGGTCCATCATCAGGTCATTATTCCTGTAACGGATGGGCGGCTTGATTTCGGCCCATGGCAACAGGTTTATTATGCGGAATTTGACGGCCAGCGAAGAAAACGGGTCATTATAAAGGTCATGGGGGAATAA
- a CDS encoding glucosamine-6-phosphate deaminase: MDVLIFDSKEEMGKEAAQKGADFIRDAIAEKGEANIILATGASQFEMLSFLVQEDVDWTRVTAFHLDEYIGLSASHPASFRKYLKERFADKVPIKKFHYVNGEGNPEEECKRLGEIISKHPIDVAFVGIGENGHLAFNDPPADFETEEPYIIVNLDDECRRQQLGEGWFASLDDVPRQAISMSIRQILKSKAIICTVPDLRKAEAVKKTLEGPITNRVPASILRQHPQAFLFLDKNSASLLTV, translated from the coding sequence ATGGACGTACTTATTTTTGATTCAAAAGAAGAGATGGGGAAAGAAGCGGCCCAAAAGGGGGCTGACTTCATCCGGGATGCCATTGCTGAAAAGGGCGAGGCAAATATTATTCTGGCGACGGGTGCCTCCCAGTTTGAAATGCTTTCGTTTTTGGTTCAGGAAGATGTCGATTGGACCAGGGTTACCGCCTTTCATCTGGATGAGTATATTGGTTTGTCCGCTTCGCATCCGGCGTCCTTTCGGAAATACCTGAAAGAGCGATTTGCCGATAAGGTCCCGATTAAAAAATTCCATTATGTCAATGGCGAGGGGAACCCGGAAGAAGAATGCAAACGACTGGGAGAAATCATTTCGAAACACCCAATCGATGTTGCGTTCGTGGGGATTGGGGAAAACGGGCATTTGGCCTTTAATGATCCCCCTGCAGATTTTGAAACGGAAGAACCCTACATTATCGTAAATTTGGATGATGAGTGCCGGCGCCAGCAACTGGGTGAGGGGTGGTTTGCTTCTCTGGATGACGTTCCCCGACAGGCCATCAGCATGTCGATCCGGCAGATTTTAAAATCGAAAGCCATTATTTGTACAGTTCCCGATTTGCGAAAAGCGGAGGCCGTGAAGAAAACCCTTGAAGGGCCCATTACAAACCGCGTTCCGGCTTCCATTCTGCGGCAACATCCTCAGGCCTTTCTTTTTCTGGATAAAAATTCGGCCTCGCTTTTAACCGTTTAA
- a CDS encoding sigma-54-dependent Fis family transcriptional regulator: MSKVLIIEDEKNLRRSLAITLQMDNHHVIEEGTGEKGIEYLKTNPVDLVITDLRLPGMDGIEVLQQIKLINRDTEVIVMTAFGTIENAVKAMQMGAFDYVSKPFHEDEFRVKVQRALEKAELRHKVRNLEKIVQHHIGFQNIVTVSPVMKKILSQVQAIAPTDSTIYIGGESGTGKELIASAIHRLSRRKDKAFIPVNCGAIPENLLESELFGHVRGAFTGAISDKKGLIEQADGGTLFLDEIGEASPGVQVRLLRFLENGEIRRVGGTSVHYADVRLITATNRNLEEAVRNGKFREDLFYRIHVIPLYLPPLRERKEDIPVLAHYFMKKYSKRFHKPLTHIEADVFNVLLSHSWSGNVRELENVMEYACTFATSSKITVENLPQTLKKPVWQEIEKNGRNNRSLEEVERCYILHVLEKNNWHQKKACHILGISKTTLYRRLKEYGVSPQKLKS; encoded by the coding sequence ATGTCGAAAGTCTTAATTATTGAAGATGAAAAAAACCTTCGCCGGAGTCTTGCCATTACACTTCAAATGGATAATCACCACGTTATCGAAGAGGGCACGGGTGAAAAGGGAATTGAATACCTGAAAACGAATCCCGTGGATTTGGTGATAACGGATCTTCGCCTTCCCGGAATGGATGGAATAGAGGTTCTGCAGCAAATTAAGCTGATTAATCGGGACACCGAAGTCATTGTGATGACCGCATTTGGGACTATTGAAAATGCCGTCAAAGCGATGCAAATGGGGGCTTTCGATTACGTGTCGAAACCCTTTCACGAAGACGAATTTCGGGTCAAGGTTCAGCGGGCACTGGAAAAAGCGGAACTGCGGCACAAGGTTCGGAATCTGGAAAAAATAGTTCAGCATCACATCGGTTTTCAGAATATTGTCACGGTAAGTCCGGTTATGAAAAAAATATTGTCCCAGGTCCAGGCGATTGCTCCGACCGACAGCACCATTTATATTGGGGGAGAAAGTGGTACGGGCAAGGAATTGATTGCGTCCGCCATTCACCGGTTGAGCCGCCGAAAAGATAAAGCCTTTATTCCGGTTAATTGCGGAGCTATTCCCGAAAACCTCCTGGAAAGTGAATTATTCGGTCATGTCAGGGGGGCTTTTACAGGTGCCATTTCTGATAAAAAAGGGCTTATTGAACAGGCTGATGGAGGGACGCTTTTTCTGGATGAAATAGGAGAGGCCTCGCCGGGGGTGCAGGTGCGTTTGCTTCGGTTTTTGGAAAATGGGGAAATCAGACGTGTGGGCGGCACGAGCGTGCATTATGCGGATGTCCGGTTAATAACCGCAACCAATCGTAATTTGGAAGAGGCCGTTCGAAACGGAAAATTCCGGGAGGATCTGTTCTATCGCATTCATGTGATTCCCCTTTATTTGCCTCCGCTTCGGGAACGGAAAGAAGATATTCCTGTATTGGCCCATTATTTTATGAAAAAGTACAGCAAACGCTTTCATAAGCCGCTGACGCATATCGAGGCGGATGTATTTAACGTTCTTTTGTCTCATTCCTGGAGCGGAAATGTGCGGGAATTGGAAAATGTGATGGAATATGCCTGCACCTTCGCCACATCATCCAAAATTACGGTGGAAAACTTGCCGCAAACATTGAAAAAGCCGGTTTGGCAGGAAATTGAAAAAAACGGCCGGAATAATAGAAGTCTTGAAGAAGTTGAACGGTGTTATATTTTACATGTTCTTGAAAAAAACAATTGGCATCAAAAAAAGGCCTGCCATATTTTGGGCATTTCAAAAACAACCCTGTACCGTCGCCTGAAAGAATATGGGGTCTCTCCGCAAAAATTAAAATCCTGA
- a CDS encoding response regulator produces the protein MLKRILVVDGDDNFRRSLRIELEEKGYLVEEVSSYLEAEKTLANRSFDYVLIDIEPILQEGIELAEFIMLAYPETNVAFMSSYNYSEFYSDTFLMSKTPFFVKPFDVLELTKILSSLEIIEH, from the coding sequence GTGTTGAAGCGGATTTTGGTGGTTGATGGCGACGATAATTTTCGGCGTTCTTTGCGAATTGAATTGGAAGAGAAGGGCTACCTTGTTGAAGAAGTTAGCTCCTATTTAGAGGCTGAGAAGACGCTTGCCAATCGCTCGTTTGACTATGTTCTTATTGATATCGAACCCATTTTGCAGGAAGGAATCGAGCTGGCCGAGTTTATTATGCTGGCCTATCCGGAAACGAATGTTGCGTTTATGTCGTCGTATAATTATTCGGAGTTCTATTCAGACACTTTCTTAATGAGTAAAACCCCGTTTTTCGTAAAACCTTTTGATGTTTTGGAGTTGACAAAAATATTGAGTTCACTTGAAATAATTGAACACTAA